TGTCATGTTTGCCAACATCCTGTTAGCAAGGCACATGGTCAAGCCCTGCTTCAGAAGACAGAGGAGGAGACCCCATCTATTGATGGGAAGAGCTCCCTAATACTCTGGCTGTTTTCCCCCAGTATTCCACATGGaagtttaaataaacaaataaggagGAAATTATTAGttccagaagaaagaatgaaagagacagacacagggcccggcttggtggctcacgcctgtaatcccagcactttgggaggctgaggcaggaggatcacgaggtcaggagattgagaccaacctagctaacacagtgaaactctatctctactaaaaatacaaaaaattagctgggcatggtggggggctcctgtagtcccagctacttgggaggctgaggcaggagaatggcatggacctgggaggcagagcttgcagtgaaccgagatcatgccactgcactccagcccgggctgcggagcgagactccgtctcaaaaaaaaaaaaaaaagagacagaggaggggagatgggaggggaggTTTGCTGTTTGCTGGTGAGTGGCTTGGCATTGAGTCTCCGTTGTCAGTTTAAAACTTCAGGTTGTGAACCTTAGGAGGTGTTTTCACTTCTCACAGTCCCTGGAGACCATCACCTCCAGGCTAGCCTGCCAGCTGCCTCTGACTTCCACAGCTCTGAGACCCCCAGGGCCAATAGCCCTCCCTCCTCACTGGAAAGCTGCACTTAACAGGAGCTTGTGCCAGTGACTCAAAATAGGAATGTTTTGTGGGAGATGTTGACTGGTGTCACTGTGGGGTTTCACATGATGGCATTGCATCTGCTGTTCCAGCCTAATGTCTCTGTGGGATGTTTGTTTCCTAATTTGTGGTGGAGTTCTCTTCCTTGCCCTTTTGTGTGCCCTCATTGCCCCCCACCCTGATTTCCCATCTCTCCACGTTATCTCCAGACTGTTGCGGGCTAGCCTGGGAACTGCCCCACCCTTCACTGCACTGTACTTCGGGGAACGTGCTGTCCGGGAATGGAGAGGATGGTCACAGCTGCACCTCTCTCCCTCACTCAGGGGACATTTCCTAAGGAAGGGCCTCATTGCAAGGTGGGCCCATGGCTgccttgctcactgctgtatccctgcgctcagaacagtgcctggcctgtcAGTAAAGACTTGTCCAGTGAATGAACATCCgcaggcagggccaggcctggtcTGAGAATTTGCACTGTGGAGGGTGCAGCTCACAGGCCATCCCAAGGGCTCTTCTGTAGTGCAGTGCAATCCCTGAGATCAGGAGTCGGCTGCTTCCGGCCTCCACAGCTTCCACGGGGCCAGCTGTCCTCCCTCCTCACTGGAAAGCTACACTTGACCCTGCAATAGAGGCTTGTGCCAGTGACCCCAGACAAAACTGTTTTGTGGGGGATGCGACTGGTGTCACTGTGGGGCTTCATGCGAGGGTGCCGGTGTCTGACACTAAGTTGGTCTGTGTTGCGGGGGGATGTGTGTACTTAGGGCTCGAGGGGATGGGGGGACAGTTTCTCACCCCACAAATGCACCACCTTTGAGGGGCTCAATTCCCATCATAGACATGgaagatttatatatttattttgacaaaATTCCAGCAGAAGGCAATCGAGGGTCTCATTCTAGGAAAGGTCCATCTATTATGGAACTGGTCAGTCTTGTGATGAGAAAGTGACTTCTTTTGATTTGCACAGGGGTGCCCTGTGAGCTTGTCCTGGAGCTGCGCCTACCTGTGTGGGTCTGTGTGGAAAAGGCTTTCTCTCCCCAGGAGAATGGTGCTAGGTCTACCTGTTGAAGGCTCTGTGTCTGTTGTAGAAGGCCAAGTGCCCCCCATGGTTGGCTGACTGTGTGGCTGAGTGTACGCCAGTGAGTGCATCTGGATGACTATCTCCCTGTGGATGGAAAGTGTCTGGCCATGGATGGCCAACTGTTCAGCCATGGGGGACCAGGTGTTCCCCAGTGGATGGGTGTCCCCCTCCTCTGTGGCTGGGTGTCCACCGTGGGGGGGTCCGGTATTCCCCGTGAATGGCCATCTGTTGGCTCTTGGAGAACAGTGCATTTTCCTGGGAACACAGCCATGGCCCCTCCACCACCCTCTGCCACTTGGCCCATCATCAGCAGATCTGGAGGTGATGGGGGCCTGGCCTGGCTTCCCCAGTCCCTGCAGCTTCTCTGCAAGGCCCCGGGCTGTGGAGCCCATAGGGGGTGTGGGGGGAACCGGGGCACAGTAGGAGGCCCCCAGGTGGCTCTAGGGGTTAcatcccctcccttcccctgccaGGCTGAGGCCGCGGAAGGAGCAGGGCACATATGCCCTGTCCCTCATCTATGGGAAGACGGTGTACCACTACCTCATCAGCCAAGACAAGGCGGGCAAGTACTGCATTCCCGAGGGCACCAAGTTTGACACGCTCTGGCAGGTAGGCCGCCCATGCAACTTGTTCTGGGAGATGCTGTGCTCGGATGGGGTGCCAGgctctggggaggagaggagcCTCTCTGCTAGCTGCCTGCTCCCTGCAGCTGGTGGAGTATCTGAAGCTGAAGGCGGACGGGCTCATCTACTGCCTGAAGGAGGCCTGCCCCAACAGCAGCGCCAGCAATGCCTCAGGTGACTGCAGCAGCAGGCGGGCGGCgggtgggggtggcaggagaCCTGGCCCCCAGCCCTCACTGTCCCTTCTGCTCCCCCAGGGGCTGCTGCTCCCACACTCCCAGCCCACCCATCCACGTTAACTCATGTGAGTTGGGGGCACCTGGAGTGTGGCCTTGGGGATGGAGCTGGGGGGTGGCTGTGGGGGAGGCTGGGATGGAGGCTGGGGTGCCTGTGGAGTGGAAGTGCTCTCTCTCCACTGTCTCTGGGAGTCCTCAGTAGATATGGGTCTCATGAGAGGGGATGGACGTCCCCAGCTCAGGCCTTGCTGACCCTGTGGCCTTTAGCCTCAGAGACGGATCGACACCCTCAACTCAGATGGATACACCCCTGAGCCAGGTGAGCAGGCAGAGGTGGGGATGCGGGTTGGGGCTCATGCCAAGCCGAGAGCAGGGTCCCTGTCGGGGCTGTGGGTTTTCATGGGGGACGCTGTGGGCCGGGCCAGGCTGTGGCAGTTGGCTTGGTTAACACCTGTGCACACATGTGCCCCCACCCATCACACCTGCCTGTGCGCATGTACGTCCCAGTGTGTACTGATGTGCAGGGAGCACACTTGGCCCTGCCTGAGGCTCCCCAGACATGTTTGTTGAGCgcctactatgtgtcagtcaCGTTCCGAGGTCACTGTGTGTATGAGCCACTGAACCCTCCTGACATGCCTTATGAAGTGGCTATGGTGATTaacctcactttacagatgagagagGGAGGGCTCTGTCTACGGGGATGTGAGGCAGTGGTGGAGGCGGGATGTGAACCCAGGATGGGCCCCAGAGCTCACATTCCTAAAATGCTCTGCTGCAGGTGCTCCTGTTTCTCATGGAGctaaacatgtgtgtgcacagagaAGACACAGTTACATGTGCACCCAGAGGCTCACTTTTGGAGGCCTCGTAAATGTGGCTGTGTGCTGCACACGCAGACAGGGACAGGCCCGGCCATAGGTGTACACgtacaaatgcacacacatgcacaccccagCTGGCACAGTAACGGTGCCACGTGGATACCAATGCACATGCCCCTAGAGTCCACCCTCATGTGGCTTCACAGGGCTTCACGGGGCACCCACAGCTGTGGCCATGAGTGTATGCCAAGTGCCTGCGTGTGGATGTGCAGGAACATGCATGGGCACCCACCTGCCTGGGCATGCTCCAGGGACGGCACCCTTGTCTGGGGCAGGTGCTTGTGGGGGCTGAGGCTGCCGTGCTCCCCACGCCCCTGCCCCTGACCTGGGAGTGTACGGCTGTGTGTGCCCAGCGCGCGTAACGTCCTCAGACAAACCGCGGCCGATGCCCATGGACACGAGCGTGTATGAGAGCCCCTACAGCGACCCAGAGGAGCTCAAGGACAAGAAGCTCTTCCTGAAGCGCGATAACCTCCTCATAGCTGACATTGAACTTGGCTGCGGCAACTTTGGCTCAGTGCGCCAGGGCGTGTACCGCATGCGCAAGTATGGCCGCCCCTGCCGTGGTGGGAGCATCACCGCCTGGGGCAGAGGGGAGTGGCTTCACCAGGCTGTGGGGTGGGAGCCAGGATGTCTGTCTCACAGCAGTCTGCCTGGGAAACAGACTCTGGGGCAGGACATTGCACGCTGGAGGATTCCCTGAGAGAGCTTGGGACACCTGACGGGGATGGGAtggggcctgggcagggggaGGCTGTGGAGCTGCAGTTCCCAACCCAGGGGAGCTGCAGTGGGGTCCCCGATCCCTGAGTCCACTGGCCCCTGACAGGCTGCCCCTGGGTAGGGTGTCACTTTGGATTCTTTTTGGCGATGGGAGGTTCCCGGTGAGCGATCCGGCTGTGAGCCGTCCTCAGCAGACGCTCCCGGCTGCAGGGACATTGAGCGCCTTGGTCCCAACCTGGGTGGCGACCACAGTTGTCTACCGCACAACTCAAGGGAGAAGAgagatgggtgggtgggggtgtggggcCAAGCAGGGCCGGTGACCCTCGCCGACACGCCTCCCGTGGCCGGGTCTGGCAGGAAGCAGATCGACGTGGCCATCAAGGTGCTGAAGCAGGGCACGGAGAAGGCAGACACGGAGGAGATGATGCGTGAGGCGCAGATCATGCACCAGCTGGACAACCCCTACATCGTGCGGCTCATTGGCGTCTGCCAGGCTGAGGCCCTCATGCTTGTCATGGAGATGGCTGGGGGCGGGCCGCTGCACAAGTTCCTGGTCGGCAAGAAGTGAGCACCGGGTGGGCCTGGCCATCGGGTGGGTGGGGCCGGGGCTCATCCTGGGCATGGTGGACACGCATCCGCATGCATGAGTGTGTGGGGAGCTGGGGCACTTTCACACCGTTGTGGACACACTCGCATCCTGCACACCCACACCCATACCCACGCCTGCAAAGCAGAGCTAGCCCTCAGTCTGCCGTTGCACCACGGCGGCAATAACAGTGTCTACCTCCAGGGCCCTTGCGAGGATCGAATGAGTCGGCACCTATAAAGGGCACTgctagggccgggtgcggtggctcacgcctgtaattccagcactttgggaggccgaggtgggtggatcatgaggtcgagagatcgagaccatcctggccaatgtggtgaaaccccgtccttactaaaaatacaagattagccaggtgtggtggcgggcgcctgtagtcccagctactcaggaggctgaggcaggagaatcgcttgaaccccggaggcggagcttgcagtgagccgagattgtgccactgcactccagcctgggcgacagagcgagactccatctcaaataaataaataaaaataaagggcacTGCTAGTAAGAGCTTTGTACACGTCAGCTGCTCCCCAGACTCCCTGTGCCAAATTCATGGCCCCTGGGAAAGTACCCATTGCCAGTTATCTGGAACCTGCCCTTTGTTTATGTACTGcatggttttctatttttaaagttttttttttcttttttttaaaagaaacaaaaacgaAGATGTGACAGAGATCACTTGTGGCCTGTAAGGGCTAAAATccttactatctggccctttactgAAAAGTTTTGCAGTTTAATTTGTGGTCCCTCATCCCCCCAAACTCTTACCCTCACAGACACAAGTTCTGCGCTCCCCAAGGCACGTTTTTACTGATCTGTGCCCTCCGGCTGGTGCACACACCTTCCCAGTGTGCCCCTGGCTCCCACACTCAGTCATTTGACAGGTGTTTATTTGACAGTTTCTCAGTGATAGGAACTGTTAGTAGCACTTGGAATTCATTAGCAAATAAACAAGGCAGAGATCCATGCTCTGTATTCTGGTTGGAGGAGAGAGACAATAAATAACAATCCTGATGAAATCTAGAGCATGTGGGAAGATAGTGCTGTGGACACAAACCTGCTGCAGTTTCAGGGTGTTGGGAGTGTCAGGGTGCGAGGTGCAGTGAGCAGGGAGGTTTGAACAAACTGAGGGAGGCCGCCATGCCCAGACATGGGGAAGGGCATTTCAGGCAAAGGGCACCACCTATGCAGAAGCCCTGAGGTGGTCCCGTGCCTCATGTGGTGCGGGCAGGGAGGGGATAAGCAGACCATGCCAGGCCTTGCGGGCTGCCAGGAGGACTTGGAGTTTTACCCTGAGTTGGGTGGGAGCTTAGGGGGTGCTGTGAGCAGAGGAGGGGGAGGACCCGACTCAGGGGCAGAGGGGACAAGACAGTAGGAGACAGTGAGGAGGGAGCAAGGGCCTGGGCGGAGCTGACTGTTCCTGTCTAGGGGTCCAAGTGAGTGATGCTGTGGCTGCCTCCTGGTGGCAGAAGCAGAGATGAGGCGTGCAGTGGATTGTGGAAAGATTCTGATGCCAGAACTGCCAGGGTTTGCTGACGGATTgggtgtgagagaaagaggagcTGCTGGAGAGGACAGTGGAGGAGCCACGAGTGTGTGCACATGGGGACGGGGACAATCAGGCCACATTATCTTTGAGATGTCTGTGAGACCTCAGCACATCGAGGGTGCAGGCAGAGGTCTAGACTTGGGAGTCGTAGCGTGTGGGTGATCCCTAAAGCCTTGAAAGTGGATAAAGGCAGgggttttgcctgttttgttcaccgctgtgtccccagccccatgcctggcacacagcaggtgctcaataagcGTTTTTGAACACATGGTCACCTGGCTCATGCCCAGCTGGGTCAGAGAAGCATGCTTTGCTCCTGGGAACTTGGCTGGTCTTCTCCCAGCTGACCCCGCCTTCCCCACCACCCCAGGGAGGAGATCCCCGTGAGCAATGTGGCCGAGCTGCTGCACCAGGTGTCCATGGGGATGAAGTACCTGGAGGAGAAGAACTTCGTGCACCGTGACCTGGCAGCCCGCAACGTCCTGCTGGTTAACCGGCACTATGCCAAGATCAGTGACTTTGGCCTCTCCAAAGCGCTGGGTGCCGATGACAGCTACTACACTGTGAGCCTCTGCCCCTGTGATTCCCGGATGGATGGGATGGGTGGGTAGAGGGTTCCCGAGCCCTGACCTGGCAGCAtctccccctccccaggcccgCTCAGCAGGGAAGTGGCCGCTCAAGTGGTACGCACCCGAGTGCATCAACTTCCGCAAGTTCTCCAGCCGCAGCGATGTCTGGAGCTACGGGGTCACCATGTGGGAGGCCTTGTCCTATGGCCAGAAGCCCTACAAGGCAGGTGCAGGCAGAGGCGGGTGGGcggtgtggtggggagggggaggaggaggaggaccctGGTCACTCACAGGTGTCTTGGCCCGGGCTTGAGCAGAAGATGAAAGGGCCGGAGGTGATGGCCTTCATCGAGCAGGGCAAGCGGATGGAGTGCCCACCAGAGTGTCCACCTGAACTGTACGCACTCATGAGCGACTGCTGGATCTACAAGTGAGTGCCAGTGCGGAGGGGACCCGGCTGGGCTGACCCCTGGAAAGTCCTGGTGCCCAAAGAGTTGATGTCAATATAACTCTACCCAATGTCATCCCACCCAAAGCCCTTCAACCAGTTCATGGCCTTTGCAGCCGCCCCCtacccccacacccagctctcCGACACACCAGGGTTTGCTGTCCTGCTGCAGTGTGCCACACCCTGCCACCCCGCCTGTGGGCCTGTGCCTCAGCATCTAAAACCTCAGCCATCGCTCAACACATGGACCCTACAACATGCAAACAGGTCCATACTCTGCTACTCAACCTATGACACTGACACTCAGGGCATGAGATGATTCTGCAGTACCCAACACTCCAGTCCCCACCAGCCAGCACGCAGCACCCAACTACCAGACAGGCGAGCACTGAGGTACCAAATACTCATCTATTCCAGCCCCCACCTCTGCCTGGTTGAAGCCTAACCTTCAAACATCTCAACTCCTAACACCATCAGTATCCCAACTTCCCATCAGACAACAGGCAACGCACCCCCAGACAAGCAGACGCCCTAGACTGCCCATGCAATGTGTGGACACTCTAACGCATGACCCCCCATCAGCCAGCACTTAGGACACTGACACCCAAACACCCAAGCAGCCCAACAGATAGACACCCTCTCTGGCCGGCCTGCCCTCCGGCGACATGTGTTAATTCCACCTCCATCAGGAAACACCCCAGTAACCAAAGAGGCTAGCACCTAGCACCCCAACACAGTCCATGGATACCCCATGCACAGTACCGTTAATACTGCCACTCCCCCCTGGCCAGACCCACTGCCGTGCTCCAGGCTTCTGCTGATCACCAGCCTCGCACTCCCTCTCATCTAAGCCCTCGCCCAGCACACTGATACCCTGGCCCCGGGTGCATGCACAGAGCatcagctttctgtatcccaggtcCCCATTGTCAATAGCTGCCACTCTGACCCCAAGTCCACTCAGTCCCTGAGTCCTCACTGGTCAACGCTTGGTAGAGGGTCATCCCAGCACCCTGTgtgtgggcagctctgcctcttagGCTGTGCGGGATCGCCCGACGCTCTCACACCCCAGAGGCCTCTCCACCACCCAATGTCCTGCCACCCCAACAGCCCTGCTGACTTTCTGAGCCCCGAAAGTCTACCTCAGCCAAGCACAGTGCATGCCAACCCACTGGTGAAGCTGGGTCCCGGGGGCGTGGTCAGCAGCCTGGGTGTACCCCACCCCCCACAGGTGGGAAGATCGCCCCGACTTCCTGACTGTGGAGCAGCGCATGCGAGCCTGTTACTACAGCCTGGCCAGCAAAGCGGAAGGGCCCCCAGGCAGCGCACAGAAGGCCGAGGCTGCCTGTGCCTGAGCTCCCACTGCCCAGGGCCTGCAGCCCTCCACACCGGCTCTTCCCagccctcagccccaccccaggccctgcaGTCTGGCTGAACCCTGCTTGGTTGTCTCCACACACAGCTGGGCTGTGGTAGGGGGTGTCTTAGGCCACTCCGGCCTTGCATTCCTTGCCTGGCCCCCTGTCCTCTCTGGCTGGGAAGCAGGGAGGCCCGGGAGGGTGGGGCTGTGTAGCTTGTCCTGGGCTGCTGGCTCCCGGAGGGCCCTGAGCTGAGCTCGTTGCTTACACTGATGCCTTCCTCTGGGCCCTGACATTGGAGCCTGGGCGTCCTCAGGTGGTCAGGCGTAGATCACCAGAATAAACTCAGCTTCCCTCTTGTCTGAGCGCCCTCATCTTTTCCGGGGTGAGGGTAGGTGCCAGGGGAGGGGTGGGTTATGAAAAGTGCATGGAGGTGACTGTTCTTGTGTGGACTGAGCCTGGAAGTGACCCCTGGGAAGATGGGGCTGGGTCCCACTCTCCACCCTAGGGGCATCTTCATGTGagtgaggggctggggtggagtggggaaCCTGATGCCAGGTGGGTGTGGGCCCAAGGGCTGCGTGCCCGGCTGAGCCCAGCTCCCCTGTGTGGAGATGAGTGTGCTCCATGCCAGGTGCACGTTAGGATCACCTGGAGCGATTTTAACAAACGCTAaccccccctcccccatccaGCTGGGGTCTTCACCACCCCAGGGGTGACTTGCAAGTCATGAGATATAATGTTTTTCATTGGTAGATGCACATATTAGCTCCCATATGAACTGTATTACTGAATTTGAAAAATACCAAAAcgcacacatttttaaattaattgttttaaaaactaatgaACGAATTAAGAAAAATTACATCAGTTAATTTAGTGGTTTCTTAAATCATGTGGTTTGCAGAtagttgttttattaaaattcactTGTGAGTCGCTGAACGACTTACATTATGTAAAATATGATATCAGTAAGTAAATTGtggctttcatttcctttttggtCATCATTATGTTTCATGTCATCATTATTGCTGAAAGTAATCTTATTTTATAAGAAGGAGGCATTAAAAAATGGGTGTCAAGTACATTGGGAACGCTAACGGACCCACCAGAGATGTCCGCGAGGAACCAACGAAAGAGGGTGCAGTTCCGCAGAGCACTCTCCAGGTGGCGATGTTTCCCCAGGCCGAGGCCAGCTGGGGTCAATCCCGCCCTCAACGCCTGCGTCACCTCTGGACGGCTCCTTTTCCGCTAGCAGCACCACCTCAGGCCCTCACCTCCAGGTCCCCATTCCTGTCCcctgttggggtgatcagacccaacaccaggtcgtgGGGGTGACAAAGTCCGGCAgagtcaaaggattgagaaaaagacagtttgagagatAAAAGTGGAACACCAGGGGGCCATCGCCATCACGGAGGCTGTGAAGACCCTGAGCTCTGGGATCCCACGgtatttattggtaatccaacaaagaaacaggtggtgagaatgtggaggtcaAAAGGACACGTTGCATTAAGCACATGATgtacagctgtgatggtttagctTTTCTACAGAACATGTTCTGCTACTTAAGATAATGGGAATACAATCGATCTAGGAGCCTAGGAaggctagaagcaaggagccagcaagtctagacacattccagaggaCATTATTTCAGTCATGCAAGCCCTACCTCAGTttctctcccaacactcagctttttcccAGCAGTCCCCTGCAAGGTGCTTGCAGGATCTTTTCTCTTGGCGGCTCTGACCAAGCCTTCACCCTCCTCCTGGGTTTCCAGCGCCCTCGCGGACTCCCCTCTGGGCCTCTGCATTCACCGCTGCCGCTGCCTGGAAAGCTCCCCGTCCCCACCGGGTGATGTCCCCTAGGAAAGCTCCCCGTCCCCTCCCGGGTGATGTCCCCTAGGAAAGCTCCCCGTCCCCTCCCGGGTGATGTCCGCTAGGAAAGCTCCCCGTCGCCTCCCGGGTGATGTCCCCTAGGAAAGCTCCCCGTCCCCTCCCGGGTGATGTCCCCTAGGAAAGCTCCCCGTCCCCTCCCGGGTGATGTCCCCTAGGAAAGCTCCCCCCCTCCCGGGTGATGTCCCCTAGGAAAGCTCCCCGTCCCCTCCCGGGTGATGTCCGCTAGGAAAGCTCCCCGTCCCCTCCCGGGTGATGTCCGCTAGGAAAGTTCCCCGCCCAGGCTCCCTGGGTATGGAGGACAGGGGCTGAGGGACGCAGTTTCTGATCACTGCTTGCACACCTCCTGTGATGGGCAGCTCATCCATTACCTCTCAGCGCAGCCTGGCCTGGTAAGTGAGTTACAATTCTTAGAAAGGTTTTCCAGCTGCTGACACCAACCTTGACCCCCATTCCCTTTACCATTCCAAGACCATACAGAGCACACCTCTTCTCCAAATATCTCACTCCTCCTCTATTGATCATGTGCCTATTCCAGACGTGTGTGTCATGAGGCACACAGGCCCAGGGTGATAACCACTGGCATAGTGGCAGCCCACTGGGTCCTGGAGGTCCAGAGAAGCTCCTGAGGCAGCTGAGAGGGGCCAATCCGGTGGGCTTCCTGTAGGAGGGAACGCCTTAGCTGAGTTCTGAAGGGTGAGTGACATTTGGTTGGGGACCGTAAAGAAAGTATCCCAGGGAGCAGGAATAGTGTGTAGCGGGAGAGAATGTCCTTCTGGAAACAAAGAGAGGTTTTGGCGGGGCTGGAAGGCCGAGTTTGGAAATGGGAAGAAAACGCGTGGCCTGGTGCGGTGATCAAGATGGGAGGTGAGTAACATCCTGTTTGTTTCGTATTTCCTGATTCCTTGGCCAGGAAGCAACTAACATCCCCATCTACCAGGTCCATGGCTTCCTAGCATtgggttttaccattttaaaaatattttttgaattttaggtAGGAAAAATATCTTATTGTGTAAATTAAGACAAATTAGCATTTCTCTTGTGAGTGGAGAAGTTGAGCGGTGTTTTCAGATGTGCGCCAGCTTGACAGATGCCACCTCTTGCTGTGAACGTCTCGTGGTCTCACGCCCAGCATAGAGCTCGCCTTTTCTCAGGCCCCATCCTCTGCTCTGAGCAAAAGGCCAAGGGCGTGGCCTGCCCTGTGGCCACAAGGGTGAGGATGTGATGAATCAGTTTCCTGTTCTGCTTCCATTCACCTTTTGTCCCTTCAGGGtttcaaatttctctcttctctgttggAGGCTGGGGTCCCATGTGCCTGTAGTTTTGTCCTTGTCTGAGGTATCTCTGAGCTCAAATTAGAGGGCTGTGAAGCCCCAGGAAGGTATTTGTGGGAGACAATTCTGATGTGCTGGGTGCCTCGAACACACAACTTCCtgtttaattctcaaaacatcTGCCTGGGGTGGGGACTCTTaagcccattttacagttgaggaaaccaaggctctgaGGACTTGGTTTACAAACCCAACATGCCCACTATCCCATGGCCAGTATGTAAGAGGCAACTCTATTGGCAGCTTTTTTGGGCTTCATTTAACAAACTCCTCTGTAGACATTAAGGTTCTGTTTAATTCATGTTCTAGAGGAGAGAGGTTGTTAGCTCTCCATTTGAGGCGAAACTCTTTGTCCCACCCTGCCCAATCAAGGCATGGAAGCCCTGTTTCTCATCTAGGAAGGGGCTGTGGTGTTCAGCTCAGCACCAACCTTATACTTCAGGGAGacagatgggaaagaaaaaaagggagaagaaagcaCGTACATCCATCCTCCTCAGAACCAAACTCCTGAGTTAGGCCTTGGTTCTGGCTCCATGGCTGCCACTAAAATCCCATGTGGCCTTGTTAAATCCCtcccaccatcagagtgaacaggcaacctacagaatgggagaaaatttttgcaacctaatcatctgacaaagggctaatatccagaatctacaatgaacccaaacaaatttacaagaaaaaaacaaacaaccccatcaaaaagtggacgaaggatatgaacagacacttctcaaaagaagacatttatgcagccaaaaaacacatgaaaaaatgctcatcatcactggccatcagagaaatgcaaatcaaaaccacaatgagataccatctcacaccagttagaatggccatcattaaaaagtcaggaaacaacaggtgctggagaggatgtggagaaataggaacacttttacacatggtgggagtgtaaactagttcaaccattgtggaagtcagtgtggtgattcctcagggatgtagaactagaaataccatttgactcagccatcccattactgggtatatacccaaaggattataaatcatgctgctataaagacacatgcacacgtatgtttattgcggcactattcacaatagcaaagacttggaaccaacctaaatg
This Nomascus leucogenys isolate Asia chromosome 14, Asia_NLE_v1, whole genome shotgun sequence DNA region includes the following protein-coding sequences:
- the LOC100589243 gene encoding tyrosine-protein kinase ZAP-70 isoform X2 codes for the protein MLWCSTMPDGKVFKLEMRLGPGWKGEALEQAIISQAPQVEKLIATTAHERMPWYHSSLTREEAERKLYSGTQTDGKFLLRPRKEQGTYALSLIYGKTVYHYLISQDKAGKYCIPEGTKFDTLWQLVEYLKLKADGLIYCLKEACPNSSASNASGAAAPTLPAHPSTLTHPQRRIDTLNSDGYTPEPARVTSSDKPRPMPMDTSVYESPYSDPEELKDKKLFLKRDNLLIADIELGCGNFGSVRQGVYRMRKKQIDVAIKVLKQGTEKADTEEMMREAQIMHQLDNPYIVRLIGVCQAEALMLVMEMAGGGPLHKFLVGKKEEIPVSNVAELLHQVSMGMKYLEEKNFVHRDLAARNVLLVNRHYAKISDFGLSKALGADDSYYTARSAGKWPLKWYAPECINFRKFSSRSDVWSYGVTMWEALSYGQKPYKKMKGPEVMAFIEQGKRMECPPECPPELYALMSDCWIYKWEDRPDFLTVEQRMRACYYSLASKAEGPPGSAQKAEAACA
- the LOC100589243 gene encoding tyrosine-protein kinase ZAP-70 isoform X1 is translated as MPDPAAHLPFFYGSISRAEAEEHLKLAGMADGLFLLRQCLRSLGGYVLSLVHDVRFHHFPIERQLNGTYAIAGGKAHCGPAELCEFYSRDPDGLPCNLRKPCNRPSGLEPQPGVFDCLRDAMVRDYVRQTWKLEGEALEQAIISQAPQVEKLIATTAHERMPWYHSSLTREEAERKLYSGTQTDGKFLLRPRKEQGTYALSLIYGKTVYHYLISQDKAGKYCIPEGTKFDTLWQLVEYLKLKADGLIYCLKEACPNSSASNASGAAAPTLPAHPSTLTHPQRRIDTLNSDGYTPEPARVTSSDKPRPMPMDTSVYESPYSDPEELKDKKLFLKRDNLLIADIELGCGNFGSVRQGVYRMRKKQIDVAIKVLKQGTEKADTEEMMREAQIMHQLDNPYIVRLIGVCQAEALMLVMEMAGGGPLHKFLVGKKEEIPVSNVAELLHQVSMGMKYLEEKNFVHRDLAARNVLLVNRHYAKISDFGLSKALGADDSYYTARSAGKWPLKWYAPECINFRKFSSRSDVWSYGVTMWEALSYGQKPYKKMKGPEVMAFIEQGKRMECPPECPPELYALMSDCWIYKWEDRPDFLTVEQRMRACYYSLASKAEGPPGSAQKAEAACA